In Tepidimicrobium xylanilyticum, a single window of DNA contains:
- a CDS encoding ATP-binding cassette domain-containing protein — protein sequence MSNINFEVPPSCKLAIVGDTGSGKSTLVKLIAGLYPISTGEIAYYYKKHRKEGVPKISYLLQDGYLFDTSIKSNIKIFNKKLSEEVEHLIELCGLKNLNKVYTEETIGEDGKYLSGGDKKRVELARVR from the coding sequence TTGTCAAATATTAATTTTGAGGTTCCACCCAGTTGTAAGTTAGCAATTGTTGGGGATACAGGCTCAGGAAAATCAACTTTGGTAAAGTTAATTGCCGGTTTATATCCTATATCAACAGGAGAAATTGCTTATTATTATAAAAAACACAGAAAGGAAGGGGTGCCAAAGATTAGTTATCTTCTTCAAGATGGGTATTTATTTGACACCAGTATTAAAAGTAATATTAAAATCTTCAATAAAAAACTATCGGAAGAAGTGGAACACCTTATAGAACTTTGTGGTCTAAAAAATTTAAATAAAGTTTATACAGAAGAAACCATCGGTGAAGATGGAAAATACCTATCTGGGGGAGATAAAAAAAGAGTAGAACTTGCAAGAGTCCGCTAG
- a CDS encoding P-loop NTPase family protein, producing the protein MQESASIYVFDELTSSLYKNTARVLLNKVLKELNNKICIFIKHNLEFTEGMDLIIVIKDGRIVELGSYEELMNKKGYYHMLMLSSGQEKVHKTDF; encoded by the coding sequence TTGCAAGAGTCCGCTAGCATATATGTATTTGATGAATTAACAAGTTCACTATATAAGAATACAGCACGTGTTTTATTGAATAAGGTTTTGAAAGAATTAAATAACAAAATTTGCATTTTTATTAAACATAATTTGGAATTTACGGAAGGAATGGATTTAATTATAGTAATTAAGGATGGAAGGATAGTAGAATTAGGAAGCTATGAAGAATTAATGAATAAAAAAGGTTATTACCATATGCTTATGCTAAGTAGTGGACAAGAGAAGGTGCATAAGACAGATTTTTAA
- a CDS encoding iron chelate uptake ABC transporter family permease subunit, with translation MNEFVFENNESTRVSSRLHTENRSAKAFRSKKGERRYWILLTTFIALGLLASYGLLVYNNPVPVNSPSFIPVVRRRMIAIVSMVVAAICQSLSTVTFQSITNNRVITPSLLGFEALYSTIQTSTMFFFGLNTFLSFNGIGAFSFQVIAMVLMSLILYGWLLSGKYGDLQLMLLVGVIIGTGLRSLSSFMRRLLAPSEFDILQAKLFGSVNNADPRYFPVVIPIVIITGIILISYSKKLNVLSLGKDVSTALGVKYQPGVIFGLILVSILMSVSTALVGPLTFYGFLVATLTYQAAPTYDHKYIFPMALAIGFLIITAAYFFMYHVFNAQGVVSIIIEMFGGFIFLIVMLRKGTL, from the coding sequence ATGAACGAATTCGTATTTGAAAATAACGAAAGTACTAGAGTTAGCTCAAGGCTACATACTGAAAATAGGTCTGCTAAAGCTTTTCGTTCTAAAAAAGGAGAAAGGCGTTATTGGATATTGCTTACTACTTTTATCGCCCTGGGTCTTTTGGCATCTTATGGACTTTTAGTCTATAATAATCCAGTCCCTGTAAATTCGCCTTCCTTTATCCCAGTAGTGAGAAGAAGGATGATCGCTATTGTTTCTATGGTTGTAGCTGCAATATGTCAGAGTTTGTCCACCGTGACATTTCAATCGATTACGAATAATAGGGTTATAACTCCTTCCCTTTTGGGATTTGAAGCTCTATATTCAACAATTCAGACTAGTACAATGTTTTTCTTTGGACTTAACACTTTTTTAAGCTTTAATGGTATTGGAGCCTTTTCGTTTCAAGTTATTGCTATGGTTTTAATGAGTTTAATACTTTATGGCTGGCTACTCTCAGGAAAGTATGGAGACTTGCAGCTTATGTTATTGGTTGGAGTTATTATTGGGACTGGACTGAGGTCTTTATCATCTTTTATGAGAAGGCTACTTGCCCCATCTGAGTTCGATATTTTACAAGCAAAATTATTCGGTTCTGTTAATAATGCAGATCCAAGATACTTTCCTGTTGTAATTCCAATTGTTATAATTACGGGTATTATACTTATTAGCTATTCCAAAAAACTGAATGTTTTGTCCCTTGGGAAGGATGTATCTACTGCTTTAGGAGTTAAGTATCAGCCTGGTGTAATATTTGGTCTAATATTGGTTTCTATTTTGATGTCTGTTTCAACGGCTTTAGTTGGCCCCCTCACTTTTTATGGGTTTTTGGTAGCTACTTTGACTTATCAAGCAGCCCCAACTTATGACCACAAATATATTTTTCCAATGGCTCTTGCTATAGGATTTTTAATAATAACTGCTGCATACTTTTTTATGTACCATGTTTTCAATGCACAGGGTGTAGTTTCAATTATTATTGAAATGTTTGGAGGGTTTATATTTTTAATAGTAATGTTAAGGAAGGGAACTCTATGA
- a CDS encoding iron ABC transporter ATP-binding protein — translation MIKIDNVKKRYSSEVEIGPLNIKIPKAGITSLIGPNGAGKSTTLLMIGRLLNMDEGYIRVANMDVTNSKSEDLAKILTILRQENHFVTRLTVRQLVGFGRFPYSKGRLTKEDEEIISKYIDFLGLTDLENRYLDELSGGQRQRAYVAMVLCQETEYVLLDEPLNNLDVARSVQMMEHLRYAADRFGRTILTVLHDINFAAKYSDRICAMKDGKIAAFGTVKEIMDSKILTDIFETKIEIINGPYGPIAVY, via the coding sequence ATGATAAAAATAGATAATGTTAAAAAAAGATATTCTAGTGAGGTAGAAATAGGACCTTTAAATATTAAAATCCCAAAAGCCGGTATTACTTCTTTAATAGGACCAAATGGTGCGGGTAAATCAACTACCCTTTTAATGATTGGAAGGCTTTTGAATATGGATGAGGGTTACATCAGGGTAGCAAATATGGATGTTACCAATTCTAAATCAGAAGACTTGGCAAAAATATTGACAATATTACGTCAGGAAAACCATTTTGTTACTAGACTTACTGTTAGGCAATTGGTTGGTTTTGGTCGTTTTCCATATTCAAAGGGAAGGTTAACAAAAGAGGATGAGGAAATAATTTCCAAATACATCGATTTTTTGGGTCTAACTGATTTGGAGAACAGGTATTTGGATGAGCTTTCAGGAGGGCAAAGGCAAAGAGCCTATGTTGCCATGGTGTTGTGCCAAGAAACGGAATATGTTCTATTAGATGAACCGTTGAACAACCTTGATGTGGCTCGTTCTGTGCAGATGATGGAGCATTTAAGGTATGCAGCTGATAGATTTGGTAGGACTATTTTGACTGTTTTGCATGATATAAATTTTGCAGCAAAATATTCCGATAGAATATGTGCTATGAAGGATGGGAAAATTGCTGCTTTTGGAACAGTTAAAGAGATTATGGATTCGAAAATTTTAACTGATATATTTGAAACTAAAATTGAAATTATAAATGGCCCTTATGGACCGATAGCAGTTTATTGA
- a CDS encoding ABC transporter permease: MQKNVAQTMVRAENSQPKSYNNNKIWTKPFILTIAIVLILGIISLFTGVYDIRGQEDGMKMFFITRVPRTIALMLTGAAMSMSGLVMQLITQNRLVESTTTGTIEWAGLGLTFVYLLFPAPTLIQRMTGAIIFSFVGTMIFFFFLRRVRLRSSLIVPIIGMMLGAVISAISTFVGLVFKMTQNIEAWFVGSFAPVQIGRYEYLWLILIVTFFIFIYADRFTLAGLGEDVTTSLGLNYNNIVLLGTGLIAFAVGIVSAVIGNLPFLGLIVPNIVSMYRGDDLRSNLPWVCVIGMGVITICDIISRTIIMPFEVPVSLILGTFGSVVFIIVLLRQRRSR, translated from the coding sequence TTCTCAGCCCAAAAGTTATAATAACAATAAAATATGGACCAAACCTTTTATCTTAACAATTGCAATTGTGTTGATTTTAGGCATAATTTCATTGTTTACCGGAGTCTACGATATACGAGGACAAGAAGATGGAATGAAAATGTTCTTCATTACTCGTGTTCCAAGAACGATTGCATTAATGCTAACTGGTGCTGCTATGTCCATGTCAGGATTAGTAATGCAGCTTATTACTCAGAATCGGTTAGTTGAGTCTACCACAACGGGAACAATTGAGTGGGCAGGTTTGGGACTTACATTTGTTTATTTATTATTTCCCGCTCCAACCTTGATTCAAAGGATGACTGGTGCAATTATTTTCTCCTTTGTCGGAACTATGATTTTCTTCTTCTTTTTAAGAAGAGTTAGACTTCGCTCGTCTTTAATTGTACCTATCATAGGGATGATGCTAGGTGCGGTAATTTCTGCAATTTCTACTTTTGTCGGGCTTGTATTTAAAATGACCCAAAATATAGAAGCATGGTTTGTAGGTTCTTTTGCGCCAGTTCAAATTGGCAGATATGAATATTTGTGGTTAATCCTTATAGTAACCTTTTTCATATTTATCTATGCTGATAGATTTACTTTAGCTGGACTAGGGGAAGATGTGACGACAAGCCTTGGATTAAATTATAATAATATAGTTCTGTTGGGTACTGGTCTTATTGCTTTTGCAGTTGGAATTGTCTCAGCAGTTATTGGGAATTTACCTTTTTTAGGGTTAATAGTTCCCAATATTGTTTCCATGTATAGAGGAGATGATTTAAGAAGTAATTTACCCTGGGTATGTGTGATAGGAATGGGCGTTATAACAATATGCGACATAATTTCTAGAACTATTATTATGCCCTTTGAAGTACCAGTATCTTTGATACTTGGAACATTCGGGTCTGTTGTATTTATAATAGTTCTACTGAGACAAAGGAGGTCAAGATGA